The Gorilla gorilla gorilla isolate KB3781 chromosome 11, NHGRI_mGorGor1-v2.1_pri, whole genome shotgun sequence genome contains the following window.
AAGAAATCAACGCCACCGACGGGTTGATTCAGACTCCTAGTTTCCTAtatttctgttgtgtaagccacccagtctggtactttgttatggcagccctagcagactCAAACAACCTCCTAGGAGAAAAGAGTGTTTGACAGAAAGTATTGTCAGAGGAGAGTGGTGAGGATGCTGTTCAGAGAAGGCATCACCGATGGATGCATAGAAGCTAAGATATGAAAAGACTAAAAATGATGAACTACGAGGAATAAGCAGATTAGCAGATGCTGTTAAAGGGTGAAAGAAATCAAGATGCTTTTGCTTCACTTAATTATCCCACAGTCTACAGAACCAGGTAGTTCTCGAGAGACAATCTTTCTAAATTAACTACCATAGATGAAAGGCTAATCACAGACTCTGAGGTGTTGAAGAGCaggaagtttaatttttaattggaaGACAAAATGTATTTGATATCATTCACATCCTGATTTAAGGATAAGACATTTCTGAAGAAATGAGTATTATGAATTATGTAGATCAAAcactttttagaaaaagaataaagggaaGTTATGCTCTTCCTCATGGCTCATTAAAGAGATTATGGAAATTACAGAACTTGAatatgcaaaacaaagaaaagccagAAGCATAGACTCTAATTAGTCAAGGCTAATTCCTTATATGAATTGCCTTAGTGCAATGATTCTAAGCCCCTTATACCACATTGGAACCACTTGAGGAGTATTTTAATAATACCAATGCCCAAATTCCATTACCAGAAATATAACTGATCTCAGGTGGAACACAGTTATGGCAATTTAAAAAGCACCCCAAAAGATGTTAATGGTCAGTCAATGCATTTCTTCCAGGTAAGGTACCAATAGACACTGAAGCCCAGTAACAATGGTGCTGTTAAATGATGGGACACAAAACTCGAAGAGAAGTTCAAAGTGATAGTTATAGCCTGTGAAGGACTCTAGTGAAGTCTTTTGTCTTTACTTAGGCCATGGTAAGCAAAGACAAAAATCTGAATGATAAAATAACAAGTAAGTTTACCTAGATCCATCCCTGGCCACCTTGTGAGGCTTTGTTGCTTTCCCACTAAGCCTAGACACAATCCAGCTCTCTAAACCCAACATCTCTCTGACTTAGATCCATAGCCTCTTTGTGCTACCCTTCTGTTCGTTCTCAGTCTACCCTGGTCCATAGTCCAGGGTCCAGTCGTAGTCTATAGTCCAGGACCAGAGTCCTGGTCTATAGTCTAGTCATAGTCCACAGCCGTAGATTATGGACCTATGACTTAGATCCACAGCCTCTTTGCGCTACCCTTCTGTTcattctcagcatttgtttggtGCTTTCCACTTCTGTTTAACACTCTGTTCTCAACAAACCATTTTCCTGATTGGTCAAAAGCCCTTTGATGTCTATTCCTATCTTTGTCACATGAATCATTCCCCATTCCTCTCAACTGTATTCTCTAGTTAATAAAAGATATAATTTGATCCTAACACATTTCTATTATCCAAATAACTTTCATTTCTGCTTTCTTGTCTTATAGTCAAAAAACAACACATTTCTTTCCCTGTTCCATATATATTCTATCATTctcttggataaagaaaattgaactattcttattttaaatcagTGATCAGAAAATAATCTGTCATATCATATATTTTTCATACCCAGATATTTATTCAACCATTTTCCTCAAAGACCCAATAAAATAGAGAGCCACAGCCTATCTTAAATTAAAATGCAGGGCTTTATGGGCTATTTGACATGCAATAATTATTTGCAAAGTCTTTTCACCAAACATAGAAATTGCTAATGTCTGACCTTGGAGGAAATGAACTGTacaaaaattttcaaacaaaCATGATCCAACTGTTCACACAAAAGGGAGGTCGCATAAGAAATTCGTTGTGTTTCTATCCAAATTTCCCCCTCGAATTGCCACAGATCAGCATGTACTTCACTCTTTGCCACCAATTAAAATCATAAATAGATGAGCTATTCAGCAGAGGAGGGCTGGTGTGCCCTCGCCACAGATGGTCAGCATCACATGTTGCAGTAATGGCTCGACATGCCACAAAGGCACAGTATAAAAACGGTGGGAATCAGAGCACTTCAGCTCCAATTGCTCTATGTTTAGAATTGCCTCTTTTTCAAGATGGATTTCCTTCACAGGAATGGAGTGCTCATAATTCAGCATTTGCAGAAGGACTACCGAGCTTACTAcacttttctaaattttatgtcCAATGTTGGAGACCCCCggaatatctttttcatttattttccgcTTTGGTTTCAACTTAATCAGACAGTTGGAACCAAGATGATATGGGTAGCAGTCATTGGGGATTGGTTAAATCTTATATTTAAATGGtaagatttctgttttatttcatttttcctaaGATTTATCCTTAAATTTGTGACTTTGGCATAATGATCACATTTCAGATGTATATCGTTTTACTTGGAAAATCTTTCAAACATACCAGGTAACTTGAAACACCAGATTCATAAGTAGAACTTTTAAAAGTCacagaaatgtatatatatgttttttttttttttttttttttttttgagacagagttttgcccttgttgcccaggatggagtgcaatggcgtgatctcggctcactgcaacctctgcctcccaggttcaagcaattctcccacctcagcctcccgagtagctgggattacaggcatgtgccaccacacccagctaattttgtatttttagtagagacagggtttctctatgttggtcaggctggtctctaactcccgacctcaggtgatccaccaacttcggcttcctaaagtgctgggattacaggtgtgagccaccacgccaggccagaaATGTGTACTTTAATGACTTATAAGTAATTCCCAAACCCCTGTAACACATATTCTGTGATTAAGAATTACTTAAATGAGCAGTGTGATAATGAACAAATTGATAATTCTAGGGacaaattttgatatttccaGTCTAAGTATCCAAAGCACCCATAAGACATTCCCTGCAAGGGAAAAAAGCCCCCATGTTCATGGGAAACCAGGGTGCCAAAATCCCAAATGACTACCACCTTTAATAATGTGTGAGAGACCAGGACCTAAGTTTTTTCAAAGTCTCTTAATCATGAACTTTCACAATTAACCCTGCGCTTGAGTCATTTTTTATAGGAAAGAATTGCTAATCTCCAATTAAATAATAGctgtgtatttaaatatatatgcatgtttataattCTTTAAATACAGGATATTATTTGGTCATCGACCTTACTGGTGGGTCCAAGAAACTCAGATTTACCCAAATCACTCAAGTCCATGCCTTGAACAGTTCCCTACTACATGTGAAACAGGTCCAGGTAAGCTATTACAGCAGCCTCCAGTTACTGAAGATCTTCCAATAGAGAATCATTACACAGGGTTATCATCTAGTAACTGATATTATATAGGGTAGTAAAGAAAATCTCATGAGTGAGGATGCTAAAACTTCATAACAATCAAAATTACTAATGAggaagcaaagcaaaaaaaaactcaaattccATTTTGTTATCTATGAAAGGGTAGATTGGGAGAAAACTCCCCCAGTGATTAAATATTTGGTGTTTACTTTTCAGAAGAATATAATGGCTTGATACTAAAACAAGAAACAGTTAACTAGAACAAATTCTCAAGGAACTAGACTAAGATCTTAGAAATGTTGGTTAATCTGCTGCTAAGCAACTTTCAAAGTTATTATAGGTCTTCCGAGTATCTCACGAATGAGGGAGGAGTAGACAAGTCTTCTGTAAGAAAGGTAAGGACTTCTCAATGTTACTATAGCCAGTAAAGACTATTTGTAACCCTAGAACAATCtcttcaaaacatattttttctctgtaCACAAGTAGGCTTCTTGGGccaattcttttttattctaggtAAGATTCTGTATGAGTATAAAATCTTTATTGTGATAGTTGATTCTAAGactgttttaaaaagttttttgaaacatatatttaaaaattacattttaatttataagaaTGTGTTATATTGTACCTCATCATTTTACATAGCATAACACTCTTGCCAGTTGACATCCTTCGAAACTAACTATGAGTAAAGGGTAGTAGAGAATGTGTAAATTCTTAATGAGTGTTCTGAATATGTCTTTCTTGTTCCCATAGAAGTATACATACATCTGTTATATCGCTTATTACACTAAATGATATTAACTAATTCTTTATATATCCAATTGCCTAGACTGGGTGTTCCATCAGGGGAGGGATGATGCATAGTTTATCTTTGTGAAACCAAAGTgtgataaatggatgaatggttgGATGGGTAACATATGAGACCACCGAAATGTTATCATGGTCAATTCCAGCCCTTTCTGGCATGTGTTCCACCTTATAAGACATTttctggaaagagagagagagaaaagaaagaaagactgcaTCTCTCGGGGAGATTTACAATTCTTTTAGCCATAGTTTTTAAAAGGCTCTGAAAATTCCTGCAGATAAGAAATAGGTCTGTCTTTGTTTAACGAATAAGAGACTGGTATTTAATTTGAATGAACTACCAGGTGAAAAATCGAGGAGGACATTTAAGGAAACTGATTAATAAAAAATTCAGTAGCATGGAAAAGGCATTCTGGAAGTACAAAGGCTACTGTCTACAGGCTTTTTCTGCTAGGATTAATCCGTCTTTACAGCTTCTCCTCATCCACTGTTTTAAAACAAAGATTCTCACTGCAGTGGCCACAAGATAGGCATAGAAGTAGCTGCTAGTACGCAGCAGTCATTTGTAAGTCAATCAGCAAATCACTGGCATAGCAATGATATCCTTTAGAGTTTGACTTCTCAGCCCAAGGAAAATAAGCCAACTGAAGATCCAATACAAGCATTAgggtggtgcaaaagtaattgcggtttttgccattactttcaatggcaaaaaccgcaattactctTGCATTAACCTAATACTTTtgcttgtcaattaaaaacaaccaGATATTGAAGAATGAGTAGGGCTGTGGCAGATTTGGGTGCAACTGCCTGAGTTCTTAATTAGCCTTGAGTATATTGATCTCTGGAATTCAATGAACCTGAAAAtctgggaaaaaaattttttgagacggtgtttctcAGGCTCAATTTAActcaatttttcttatttctacccACTTCTAAACATTACGTATAGCCTGtgtcttgtgtttttttctgagttACTCATAATTTTCATGGTGAATATGCTATTCTATTATTCATTTCTGATCTTGATAGTTAACCACTTTTCAAATGGACGGACACTTTGTTGTTGCAGGAAGTCCATCTGGCCATGCAATGGGCTCATCCTGTGTCTGGTATGTCATGGTAACCGCTGCCCTGAGCCACACTGTCTGTGGGATGGATAAGTTCTCTATCACTCTGCACAGGTCAGCTTTGCTGCAGTTTCTGTAGCACTGGAATATGACAGTTTTTAATACAGAAAGTCTtgtctaaaaattaattttagtgcAGTTTTAGTCAATGAATAAAATGTGCTCATTCTATTCTTTCATagacaaaataacaaaatgaatagaaaactaatattttgCTTTAAGATAATAGCCTAATTAGCTCATAGCTATTTCCACTTTTCAAGTTGGAAATGTTTAACTGATTAATGACTTGCTAAATGTGCCTCTGGGTTTCCAAAATGCAATAATTATTTTGATAACTCATAAATAAGTCATCTAAAATTATACAGCATAAGGAAAC
Protein-coding sequences here:
- the G6PC2 gene encoding glucose-6-phosphatase 2 isoform X2, whose product is MDFLHRNGVLIIQHLQKDYRAYYTFLNFMSNVGDPRNIFFIYFPLWFQLNQTVGTKMIWVAVIGDWLNLIFKWILFGHRPYWWVQETQIYPNHSSPCLEQFPTTCETGPGSPSGHAMGSSCVWYVMVTAALSHTVCGMDKFSITLHRHAGGRGL